The genomic DNA tttttaatagaaaatcatttttgtGTGTCAAAAATGTAAGTTTAGATTGCGTAGCCCTTATGAGgtcatgttttttatttatattttgggaCCATCAATCCTCCACCCTAAACAAGACTCCACTCTAGCAACCACTGGTGCATAAGGAGATACCATTATTGGGAGTGGGGGAAACTTTCCAGTTGGCACTTTCCACTACAATTCATTGCCCGAGACGAGTTAGCGCGCACCGGGTTCGAACAAGAGATAGCTAATCTTTCATTCCAACATAGTTAGTTACAACGGTCAAGCAGCTGCACAGGTGTTTGGATTATGGCCTATGTATCGTAAGTGTAGTTCAATGCAAGCAATTGCCGATCGTGTACACATTTCAAATAACAACAGTAAGTTCCAAAATAATTTTGCTAAGGGGTCATTTTCGTATGGTctattttgttgtcatttgcTCTGCTCTCGGGGATCAATGCAGCCGTTCTGTTCAAATTGCACAAACGAGTACAAtaattggatctccgctctaggtcTAGGACAGAGGGTTCTCAACCGCcagtccgcggaccggtgccggtccggaAGCTTTTTTGCTGGTCCGCAAGAAAATTTCgttgttttcttgtttttatgtcgtctcaatcgcttaaccgaagacgaggttgggttggtttattacgcaatttctctttcgCCGTCATATTGCGTCGTCTTTCACGACATCGTGGCGACGTCTTCCGCGATATTTTGGCGCCGAGTAAtgcacttttcgctttttcggctccaattcatcgcgaatgcgctcaaTCGAATCTCGCGAGATTcaaaaacctaaaaatcggcacgcgtgctttttctgttctgcgtgattttcctgattaatatgaccatccatataaaacgttatgcatatttctttgtttacaccagaaaacagtcaagaacagtataatattccagtaagacaTAAACTTGTTCCGGCcttgcaggtggtcacgagacgcacAAAAAGCAAGAGCCGCAGAGATTTTTTCCGGTATTTTGAGCAGGCACAGTAGGATTTTGatcctggtgccaagttaccgacaactttgtcattgtaatgtattttcatttcgtttgaggcgtcgatcaactgcacagggataaatatgataaatccgataaaaaagaaaaagattgattaatatttgtgattctactttacagtccagatttaaaaaaagaatcactgtcacaattttgaatATCTTTTGATAACGAAAACctatcgctaagtaatcgagcactcaaactgttgtccgtattttcaaccagttactgcgttatgcgaaaaaaacattttcactagctttaattaaaaagAAGCAAAGAAATCGGATGCACGCCGGTGAAGAGCTACGTGCTGCAGAAACTTCTTtaaggcctcgtttgcaatcctatattggaaacgaaacagcagcaaaattatcactagagttaattgtgtttgtacatgatttggcttGTACATGATTTTTATGTTAGATGTTTATGTGTGCCTTTCtgacgcataatgggtgcccaacgctgcattttattacgcaaataCATGGTGTTGTTTtctgtttcacccatttcaatttttggccacattatttgatagtttttcttcgtgtgaaatgtttttaagtgtaccTTTTTGTccagaagcatattgagtgtcTGACActgcattatattacgcaaattcatgttattcttttctattccggtcatttcaatttttgccggtccgcgagtaaaTTTAATTCTAcaggtccgccagggtagaaaggttgggaactacTGCTCTAGGAGATCCTTATTATCGGTCGTTCTGTCTGCCTGTCTATCTGTCTGTTTAAAACTTTAGATGTAGCGTCTAAACAGCTGGATCAATCTGGATAAAATTTTTCACGTgggttatcctgtcaccctagtattatgcgttttatagaaagtccgaatggaggtttcgtttccatggcaacaaTGAATAACGCGCCGATCGGtatgaaatttccattttttcacaACGTATTGCCGTTTTCTCGCCAACCTAGTTGGgaatcaaaattccaaaaacGCTACCTACCACAAGGGAAATTACTCTTTCTAACAAGTCGTCATTTGTCTCGATACTCCaaaaactggagaagccttagggattttggttaaaattattttttttcaatttcagccATTATATATCAGTCACACAAGTAAGTCTACAAAACGCGCAGATCTTAAATGAACTGTCCTTTTTGACAGTCCGCTCACTTACTGAATCGCCCCGCCGTTAAAGATCCACAAGTTTCTATTGATGGCAACCGGTTGCTCGAGTGCGGGCCTCAACTATAAGCGGAGATCCTGGGCGTCTACCGACTTGTCTTAATTTAAATCGTACAGGGCTAAAATTCATTCATAGTACGCATAGTTCGCTTACCTAATACGTCAGATTAACGACGCAATTTCGCGTGTCGTTGTTTATTAACTCAATGAACTGTGACCGACTCCAGCAGGTTTACAACGCATGTACAAAAGTGAGCGGGCATGATTAAATGAGGCGCGTTTGGTTTTTAAGTTATTTAGTTTTAGGTAATAGTTTTTATTAAAGCGTAGATGTGTAGTAGGGTAGCACTAGTGCGCCTAATAattaattaacagaattgtgtcaAAAACCCAAAATATAATTGGATATTTGACATATTGTATTtaatacaaatgtttcattgtttcttatttgaaatcaatcaattcatTTAACCTTTTTATGTCGTTTACCTTCTGTTACGTGGTTATGCAACAATTTTGTGAGCTGCAGTTCATTGATCTGCAAAAGTGACCTTAGCGAACATGAGAAATTTCCTAGCATTTCGAGGGAAAGTTGTGCAGATATGaagaagaagagttgaccttttgcctttattccttagacctacatgtttacaaactttagaaggcataaagtacacattaacgatcacaaaaatGAGTTTCATTCAAAAGCAACATTTATTTCGTGTTCGTGCGGCGTGAGTtattttccctgataattttgCACCGCGCGAACAACAAGTTTAGGAATCGTTGAAGTATTGCATTTCCAACGTTTAATTACACCGATCGCGTTGGATTTGGTAAACTTCCGATAAAACTAGTAGAAAATTTTACTCTATGAGAAATGTGAACTCCGGGGTCGAGAGAAAGCGATAATCTACTCCATACGCTTACATGACACGTCATAAACTGTAGTTTAAGTTGGGAGGTTTATGCGGTCAAACGCCATCACACCCTCCAAACGTTTCATGGTCTCGTCTACACTATTCAACATGGCTGAGTTCGTATCAAACCGCAGGAGGCTAGACCGGCCTCAGGACTATTTGTTTTGGTCACATATTATCGCCGTGTGTTTAATCACCATTCCGAACCAAATTTATCTGAAACTCAAGCATCATAAACAACGGATTTGTCAGCTATGAGGCCAGATGAGTAGGACAACCGAAACAGATAGAACATCAAGTTCAggcaaaattattttcaattaagtAGAATCCGCCATTCCAAAGCACTTTATCGTAGAATACGATGTTGATCGAGCGACTAAAATAAACAATCGCGCTCTATTTATTCAGGCTTGCTGCATTCGACTTGGTACGTGGAAAACTATGGGTTCGTGTAATGGGAATGTAGAAGAAAATTCACGTTACTGTATATTCGTAATCTTAGTGACACAATTACCGTTCGCTTTCATTATGGGAATACACTTGACAGCATTGAATTCGCTGACCCCCGTGATAGAAGTATTCATCAACGAAAGCTATCAAGTAAGAATCGTTAAAATTGTGAAAATCGTTAAATTATTACGTACTTTTACTGTTTATAATTAAGATTTTCGTgagtaacaaaataaattttcgtaAGTAAGATAGACATATCAGTACCTTAATCGCATTGCTAATGTACGTGCAAGtcctaatatttttataccTCCATTAATTCGGCTTTAGCAAACGATTTTTTTGCTCTTTCTAAGATGATATCACTTAAGTTATCACATGAAGTAATATTACAGGTTCGTTATAGAGAGTCGCCTTCGGAATATACAGCAAATCTTATTATCAACCTTGCACATTCAGCTCTTGTTTGGGGATCTCTTGTTGGTTGCGTCCTTGTCAAACTAGTGATTAACTTATTCAGGTAAGGAAAAACAGGTATTTCGCTTTTAAAATGTTATCAAAATACCATAAAATCTTATGCTTTGCATAAGAAATTGCATTTTGACTTTTAAAGacctattgaaaatatttatatccgAATCCGACAGTATGAACAACTTCTGAAAATATGAAGTTTTGAGATATGTGGCTATTGAAAATTTTCCCGGAATTTCCGAATTAAAGGAATTTGTCTTGTAAAAATGCCACCtatgtgtaaaatatatttatatctaaaTAAGGCAGAACAAATGTGAAAAAATGAACTCCATGTTCAACGCACTGTTCTGAAAAAATCAGACTTGGTTGACACTCCTCAAATGTCCTATTCTTTGGCAAAATCTTGAGTATCAATGAGGAATATTATTCTCTGGTTACCAATCTATGAACTTAAACTGTACTACACTCCAATGTATTTTACGACAAGGAATGTCTCTGCAAAGAAGTTAAGCAATCCTCAAGATTGCTCATGACTGCAATTCTCTTGCAGTCGCAAAGGTTCAATTCTTATGACACACTGCTTCATGGTGCTGTCTTCTATTTTGATGGGGCCTGTTGCGCAATACGGCCACTCCTACGAATCCCTAATCATCGGTCGTTTCATCAATGGGATATTCAGAGCGGTGGGTTTTACAGTAGTTGTGATATTCATTGCTGAAACAACATGCCGAAGAAGACTTGGATTCTATCAAGGCCCATTTTCAACATTCCAATTTATATCAAGCGCATTTGGCTTAGGCCTAGCACATTCAAAGGTTAGTACAACATTTTTAGTGTCGAAACAACGCAAGATTCTGCACTAATACCGGATTTACCTATAGGCAAGGCAGTCTGAAAACTGGGGGCCTCGACATTAAATTTTAACTAATATTTGCTCTGCTTGCTGCAAAATATAACAGGTTTGTTTAATTATTTAATCAGATTTATAATTCTTgtctcacatattttatgtttaataggataaaataaataaaagacgACCGAATAAATAAAAtcgtttaaaattaaaaaatctttATATCTTTGACTTTCATATCAAATAAATACAAGAAGAAAATTATATCCTAAATATCTAATGAATTATaacatatttttctattttcggatcttttatttactattttgtcTAATCAGTAATAGCCTAGCTTGGACCTATCATCGTATAAATTCGGCCCTGTGCTGCACACACAGAAATGATGTCATTATAAACGAGTATTTGCTCAATCATTATTAGGTTCATTGACATTTCTGTTTTTAGTCCGTAAACCCGGTCCAATGAGATAGTTTAAAAAATCTTACAATTGGGACATCGACTAAACAATTTCATATTTGCAAGGTTTTAGGAACGCAAGATCTTTGGATGTGGACAATGTGCATTCCAATTTTCGCTTCGGTAATATATTTCGTCTGCTATCCATGGATTCCAGAAACTCCTGTATACGTCCTTAAAAAACGAAAGCGAGAAGACGctctgaatattttaaaattgcttcgaTCGGAACCAACTGTGGAAAAAGAATTGACTATACTTGAAAACGAATCTGAAGAACTACCGTCACAAAAGGATTTACCGCTCATGATGTTGCTGAAGAAACGTTACTTGAGGCGACAATTATTTACAACCATGATAACAATGACAACTGTGCAATTACTTGGAATTCAGGTCGTAGgctttgtaatatatatttaataggTCATAGGTGTACTAAAAACATTTACATTACTTGTCCCCAAGGCAGCAAACTCTTCAGCAAAAATATTGACAAGCTTTGAAAAAAGCGACAAGATCCGATgctacattttgaaaattcctcGAATAAATgtgaataattattattttcatgttccccgtttatttaattttttttttaaatgcacaTTCTAATGTATTGAAACTTTTTTAGGCGATCACGATGTTTTCAGATTCGTTACTGCTGAGTGCTGGTGTGGATGAAGGTTACGTCACAATCGTATCTGTTGGCCTCTTTCTACAAAGTATTATTGCATTTTTGATATCAGCACCTTTGCAAAGACGATTCGGTACTAAGAAAGTTTACGTCATTGGACTTTTTGTTATTACGATAAGCTACATGATATTTGTAATAGCGGATGGACTACATGTTAAAATTCCAACGATGAGTTACGTCGCAATTTTCGGATTGTTTGCAGTTTTCTTTGGTTTACAGCTTGGCCCGCTATTTGTGTTATCGGGTCTTCCATCCGAACTAACGACTGCCGGTAGTCGTCCTACTGTTGTATTTTATAGTCAATGTGCGTACTGGATTTTAGCCGGTATCATAATATTTGTGTTTCCGTATTCGCATCAAGCATGGGGTGTTTACTCGTATATACCATTTGTAGCCATTTCGATAATTCTTGTCCCATTTTCTATATTTGTGCTACCTGAAACTCATAATCGTTCTTCGGCACAGATTCAAAAATCTTTTGGGATGAAAACTATGGCATTGGCATCCAAGTCAGACGATTGCATTGAAACAGTACCGGTGTTGCAACTAGCAAATGATCAAATGGCATAATATGTTAATTGACTAGCCTAAAATTATATCGAATTGTATTCGCATTTAATGAACCATGAATCAGATATTTATGCACAATAAAAGCATATTCATAATCAAAATAAAGTAGGCATATATTACGTGAAATAGTTAAAACTGCTACATTTGATAAGATTTGTTATGACTAATTTGATGCCGATAAGATGATATTTATTGCTGAGATACGAGTCGATTTATTCAATTATGTTGATTTTAGAAGTCAGTTTCCACCAAGGTTGTTTAGGCGAATAACAGTTAACTCCTAGTCAATGAATTGTAAATTTGAAAGACACTCTGATTACGCTTCTGGTAAAACAGGCCCAGACTTCGACTTTACAGGCCTAGTTGGATTGACTTTGTTTGGTGGGGAAAAGTTACTGTCTAGGATTGATGGTCAAACTTGCCTAACGATGATTAGGAGCTGTCTATTATCGATTACTAACTACATAGTTCAGCTGACGAAAAAGTTTCAAGATTTATAGTAATTTTGTGTTGAATATAAATCCACACTTTCGTTAATGTATGCGTTTTATAGATgttgtcaatttttttctgaCGTTGTCCGTTTACTGTCAGTATTCATATGAGACGATAAAACGTATGACAAAAGTTTTTTTCAAGAACCTCAGTTATTTGAAATTGACTACCTCTTGCCTGTTTTTGCAATTGTTTTGATCTGAACAGCTTTGAGTCTCCCGTCAATCTCATTTAGTAAAGCGTAAGTCATGACTATAATTCCTTTTTGTCTAAATAGGTCTTGGAAGTTCGGtagcctgtaactttgctcaaagatcaGTCTCTTTGGCTT from Styela clava chromosome 12, kaStyClav1.hap1.2, whole genome shotgun sequence includes the following:
- the LOC120329735 gene encoding solute carrier family 2, facilitated glucose transporter member 1-like codes for the protein MGSCNGNVEENSRYCIFVILVTQLPFAFIMGIHLTALNSLTPVIEVFINESYQVRYRESPSEYTANLIINLAHSALVWGSLVGCVLVKLVINLFSRKGSILMTHCFMVLSSILMGPVAQYGHSYESLIIGRFINGIFRAVGFTVVVIFIAETTCRRRLGFYQGPFSTFQFISSAFGLGLAHSKVLGTQDLWMWTMCIPIFASVIYFVCYPWIPETPVYVLKKRKREDALNILKLLRSEPTVEKELTILENESEELPSQKDLPLMMLLKKRYLRRQLFTTMITMTTVQLLGIQAITMFSDSLLLSAGVDEGYVTIVSVGLFLQSIIAFLISAPLQRRFGTKKVYVIGLFVITISYMIFVIADGLHVKIPTMSYVAIFGLFAVFFGLQLGPLFVLSGLPSELTTAGSRPTVVFYSQCAYWILAGIIIFVFPYSHQAWGVYSYIPFVAISIILVPFSIFVLPETHNRSSAQIQKSFGMKTMALASKSDDCIETVPVLQLANDQMA